AAAAACAGTGATTAAAACAGCTCAAACTGTtaagaacaaagaaaaacaattttgagGGTACCTTAAGTACAAGATAGTTTATTATCAAAAGTTGTTAATATATGTAGTTcttataaaagaagaataaaagttaaaaacgTAATTCCATTTCCTTTTGTCacccttttcttcctttcttacCCTACTACCCCACCCCACGTCCAGGgaacctctctctctctctccctcaaCTCAACTGTCATTTTCTCACATATACTTCACACgaaacaaacaacatttcaCTTCCCATATACCTTGTcacttcctctctctctctctgtttaCAGTTTCTCTTTCTAAATCTCAAATCTCTACTCTGCACTGCAACAAATCAAACACCTTTAGAATATCCATTTACTCACCTTTTTCTTGCACATCAtccttcaaaattttctttgttatgCACCAAAAGGAAATTGGgctagaagaagaagaagaagaagagaagagaaaagaagagaaatgaatatagatatagatagatatagatagatatagataGAGAGTTTGTCCTTGAGAAGATGGAACTATTCCCAGTACAGCCAGATTTGTCCTTGAAAATTACCCCTCCAAACACCAAATCCACATCAAGTAATTGGAACAAGAGAACCAAAGAAGAGGAGATGGATTTGGGGTTTTGGAAGAGAGCTTTGGAATCAAAAACACTCAAAACAGACCTCTCCCTCTCTAATCCAAgggttttttcttcttcttcttcaaacaCCAACACCCTTAACCCCAACCATTTCCATAACAACACTGCTAATACTATCCAACAAAACCATTTCTTTCACCACCAAGACCTACCCATAAGAGGAATCCCACTCTACCAAAACCCTCCTTTCTCATTTCCTCCCTCTTCTTCAACCCCTTTCCTTAACTCACGCTTCCCTCCCAAGCGTAACATCAGAGCTCCTCGGATGCGTTGGACCACTGCACTCCATGCTCGCTTCGTCCATGTCGTTCAACTTTTGGGTGGCCATGAAAGTAAGTAATCATGCTTAGCTTTtcctttcactttctttttctaacCACTGCATTTCCTTTCTAATTTCGGATATAGGGGCTACACCCAAATCAGTTCTTGAGCTAATGGATGTAAAGGATCTCACTTTAGCCCATGTTAAATCTCACTTGCAGGTAATCTCAAActtgtattattaattaatccCCATTGTTAATCTTTGTATTATTCACTTTACTTAATTGACTTTTGTAAAAAAACCTACATTATATCTGTTGCAAATTCCAATGGTATCATTTACTATTTCATCTGTTGCCTCTGCTTCTGCAAGCTACTAATAAACAGCTTTTTCCTTGGAAGAATGAACCATCCATGTTGAGAGAGAGACTGAGAGAGAGGTTTCTATAAACGAGTAAGACAAAACCCTGCAATTCAAAATGAGTCTCAGCGAATCCGAGACTTCAGTCCATAGCtataaacaaacatatattagtattattattatataaacttcCAAAGAAAATGGGGAAAAAATAATAGCAAGTACAAAACACCATCATTTCTCAATGATCCCTTCCTCAGTTATGTTTTTTAACCACACCACTTCTAACCATGGTTAGTCACATGCTTCCATGCATTCACATCTACCTCAACTCACTGTCCTCAACAcagctattttattttaaaaataagatttctCACAGATAAAAGTCACGAGATTAATCTTTTCCAAAAGTAAAATACTCCTTTCCTTTCAGCTATTGCTTTATTTCTATaatctgaaataaaatttatgtatgcTTAAACACGTATCAATCCTTTGTAGTTTTCAATGcttctatatatatatgtaatagaACTTTAAAGGGTACTGCATAATTGATTGATTAGTAAAACAAGTTTGATATTATTCTCACACAGGTTTTCATtgttattctttctttcttcttatcaTACACTTACCTTcttatacaattaaataaacatgACTCCCTGTtgtataccttttttttttatatattttctattttaaaatattaattaatgcaaAAACATTTCCTAAACATGCATGCATGTTCTAAATAAATTGCATAATGTAGCTTCTTTCCTGCGCTAATtattcacaaattcaaatcaGATGTACCGAACAGTGAAAACTACTGATAGAGCTGCGGCATCATCGGGTaagtactatatatatatatatatattgaacttgtgtttagtttgaaaaaaaatatactagtattttactatttttggTAACCTTGttcttcataattttttctctcactcttttttcgttttcttgtttaaacttgaattaattataattagggCAATCTGATACTTATGATAATGGGTGTTCTGGAGATACTTCTGAAGACTTGGTGTTTGATAGAAACTCTCCAAGGAGGTCTGATCTATCTATTAGGCAGGCAAGAACAAGTGTTAATCAAGATATTGGAAATGGTAGCCTTTGGAACAACTCTTCAAGGTAATGGAGTTATGCTAATGAGATACTTAGTTAGAAAGTTCTATATAACTATAAGCCTTCTTTGAGaactttttcttgtcaacttTATCCTTTTAGATTGAGATTTTGCTGTTGCAAAATGCATCGTTTTCACTTGCAAATATGCAATCGACAATGTAATtgcaaatttatatataaaatagtgtaCCTTTTTCTTTAGCAAATGTACGAGAAGGATCAATCGTCGTATATGCAATATGCAAATAGACGgtttttgaattcaaaatacATGAACAGGTCAAAATTTCAAGTTGTATAAAACCAAGATATTACGTCTGAAATTGTGAATAACTTAATCACTAAAAATGTGTCTGTTTCTTCACTTAAATTGAATGTcaatccataattttttttttcactgcgTGTTTAAATGCTCATCTATATATTAGTATATAGGAGGTGGTTTTTTTAGTTATGTAAGttaaaaatcatcaaaattaataaaaaattatgatcaGTAAACTCATACCTAATACAGTTTTGAACTTATAATAAATAtctgatttcttttttctaaagtgtttttgtgaaaaaGTTTTTCCTAACATACTCATAATTTATTACTACCtattccttttaaaaaaattacaaataacaCGTTATTGTGaagcaaaatataaaaaaaataaaaaaattagtggGGTCTTTTATTATGATCATGACAAAAATTTGAAGTAATATATTTTGGTTGTTTGAATcgttatatatttaattgtagtGTATCATTAAATAATGGTAATGTAATAAGCGGAATTCATGCATCATGCACGTCTTATTGAGACGAGAATCTCTCCCCATTGATAGAGAAAAGGTGTAAATGATGATGTGAGTTTGCTTTGTTGTATCTGTTCTGAAACCATGATGGGGTAATAATACACTCTCTCTGCAAGCAAGTGGGTGAAAAAGGAAGTAAAAGAATGACATTCAAAGACATTAGATTTTGATGATTGCATAAATCCACCTCAGAAAGAGAGATATCTCTTTCCTTATGATTTGGTGGGGTCCTACAACTAGGAAACTTAGTCTTAAAGCCAATCCATAGCTACAAATCAAAGGGTAAAAGATTGCTTTCTTTCTTCACAATGCCTTTCAGTAATGGCAAATATTCTTTCCATCTCTTTCTTGTAGCAGGCAAGCCTTGTTGCATGGCAAGCCAAACCTTCATTCCATTCTCAACCTGCCTTCTGTTGAGGTTTGTATAATCTTACTCAACAcccctttatcattttcatttagCCTTGTACATTATTATGGAGACAATCAAAGGAATAATTAGACACTTTTCAAAAAGTTGCTTTCTTGCTCACAAATTCAACCTATCTTTTTCATAGATGCTAATTACAAGGCTAAATTGATATTTGTGTTGTTTTAAgctttatttaaaaacattacagaaatttaaatctacCCAACTTGGCTCAGATAAAGGGTTGCATAGTTTGtgtatttgtaaaataataaataattggaATCTAGCACATGAAACATGCAAATTCTAAGTGACCAAGTGAACCCTAGTTCATGTTGTTCTGTAATTcttatcttcattttctttggTTTATTTAAGGGAATGGATCCAAAGGTCCAAAGCAATGAAATATCAGATGGAAACTCATCCTCAGACATTGCAGAATCAAATGGCAAGAAGCCAAATTTGGATTTGGAGTTCACCTTAGGTCGATCACTTTGAGATCACTGTGGTGAATAATGCTATtcgttttgaaatatatatatatatatatatatatatatatatatatatatatatatatatatatatatatatatctgtgtaGAACCCTAAGTGGTATAGATATAGCAGGAATAAGAATCAGGTACCCGGAAAGAAAAtcagagaaaaagaaagctgaaaagaatagaaaagaaaggattaaaaaaagaaaaagtagctAAAGAAAGACAAGGAGACAAGAAAGACAGAAAGAAAGCAACAAAGAAGAGGCTGGGAAAGAAAAGCATGTTCTTCCAATCAAAGCTCTTTGTGATATTCANatatatatatatatatatatatatatatatatatatatattatatcagcATATATTAATTTCTCAGTAAGtatattaattctaatttattattgtatatttggAATCTGACAAACGAATGTGCAGAAAAAGAGAGCTTTAGATATCTTAAAGTATGAAACAGGACTTTacattatgaatattttaatatggaGTTGGATTCCTAACGTTGAATCTGGGCACAGTCAGCAAGAAAATATGAACATAGGGAAATGGTTAAAAAATTGGAATAAAgtgataaaaagaagaaaacagacAATAATAAGGTGAgatcttataaaagaaaaatattctttctttCCTAGGAAATTGCAAATCATGGCAAAATCATTTCGTTTCTGTACCTAAAATGCTGTACAAAAACTATcttcatagaaaaaaaaaaataaaagtgatgaAAATATGATATAGAAAAAGAGTggataaattttcatttttcagttatttttttttatatttttatttttcttcatctacgtatttcaaattatttatttactttactattataaattaaaaaatgtttcaactACTAAATTTTTCAATACTCATCCATACACAAACATCTCATACataacttttgtatttattaaaataagagaaattaaaagacaaaataatgTATACAAAATGTGTGTAAAAATTTATTCAGTATCAAAATAATAGTATCCTTAATTCAAGGACTGAAAGCAAGTAATGAAAGCGAAGAGTAGTTATATGAAGAATTGGTGAATTCTAAATCTCATAACCTAACTCAATCCaacttcataaaaatatataaaatattatttgtttaataattttatgataaatatattatttataagtatGAGCAACACTTTCAGtatcttataaatattaaaaaatattgaaaataaccattttaagaatttttttctcaGAAGATGAGATAACTCTTTGTAAATTAACCACTTCGATGATTCAAGCTAATTAAATTTagatagaaaattatatttacattcaAATACAATCATATGTTGTTAAATTAAGACACTTTACTGTTAATTACTACTATGtattcattttaaaagtgagtttgtaaacctttaaaattgaatatgtgaaaaatacaaaaaaaagtcACTAGGGTCAAGAATGGATATGACACTTGTTATTTTGAGCATTATATTTCGGTTAAACACCCAACACATATCCAGATGATATATAGAATGACTTTTTGGTTTTGTTataaatcaaaacttaaaattcaatattagGTTTCagttataaagaaaatcaaaatatacaaCCATAACTaaataacgaaaaaaaaaatattaggcttcaatttttttaataactgattttaaaaatcatttaattttgaGAGAATATTAGA
This genomic stretch from Vigna radiata var. radiata cultivar VC1973A chromosome 7, Vradiata_ver6, whole genome shotgun sequence harbors:
- the LOC106765977 gene encoding probable transcription factor KAN2; the encoded protein is MELFPVQPDLSLKITPPNTKSTSSNWNKRTKEEEMDLGFWKRALESKTLKTDLSLSNPRVFSSSSSNTNTLNPNHFHNNTANTIQQNHFFHHQDLPIRGIPLYQNPPFSFPPSSSTPFLNSRFPPKRNIRAPRMRWTTALHARFVHVVQLLGGHERATPKSVLELMDVKDLTLAHVKSHLQMYRTVKTTDRAAASSGQSDTYDNGCSGDTSEDLVFDRNSPRRSDLSIRQARTSVNQDIGNGSLWNNSSRQALLHGKPNLHSILNLPSVEGMDPKVQSNEISDGNSSSDIAESNGKKPNLDLEFTLGRSL